In the Malania oleifera isolate guangnan ecotype guangnan chromosome 1, ASM2987363v1, whole genome shotgun sequence genome, one interval contains:
- the LOC131155656 gene encoding ubiquitin-conjugating enzyme E2 28-like: protein MASRRIIKELRDLERDPPTSCSAGPTGQDMFHWQATIIGPNDSPYTGGVFVVTIHFPPDYPFKPPKVSFRTKVFHPNISNTGNICLDILKEQWSPALTISKVLLSICSLLTDPNPDDPLVPEIAHMYKTDKSKYESMARSWTHKYAMG from the exons ATGGCGTCGAGGAGAATTATCAAGGAGCTGAGGGACCTGGAGAGAGACCCTCCAACTTCATGCAGTGCAG GTCCAACGGGTCAAGACATGTTTCATTGGCAAGCAACCATCATCGGCCCAAACGACAGCCCCTACACTGGTGGTGTTTTCGTCGTCACCATCCATTTCCCTCCTGATTACCCTTTCAAACCTCCTAAG GTTTCGTTCAGGACAAAGGTCTTTCATCCTAATATAAGCAATACCGGTAATATATGCTTGGATATTCTCAAGGAGCAATGGAGCCCTGCTCTTACCATTTCCAAG GTTCTACTGTCAATATGCTCCCTGCTAACGGATCCAAACCCGGATGATCCGCTGGTACCAGAGATAGCTCATATGTACAAGACTGACAAGTCCAAGTATGAGTCCATGGCAAGAAGCTGGACCCACAAGTATGCCATGGGTTGA